In Acanthopagrus latus isolate v.2019 chromosome 16, fAcaLat1.1, whole genome shotgun sequence, one DNA window encodes the following:
- the LOC119004960 gene encoding calpain-1 catalytic subunit-like, which produces MPPPGVCLNILEARHKQNGYGSATNPEKFLNQDYKSLKQSFVIQGLRYIDKMFPPDRSSIGYGLLSPSDLEKVVWLRPAKIAPNPAFVLDGVSRFDFGQGILGNCWFLASIGALTFQPDILGQVVPLDQTFDEDYCGLFHFRFWRFGRWVDVVIDDKLPTINGRLIFVHSKDPNEFWPALLEKAYAKVCGSYTDMQAGTPAEALMDFTGGVHMCIQLSEPPSNLWELMCRAGQSKSLMGCGTPKGDTPANNVLPNGLVQGHAYTVTGVKEVISQGKLVKLVRLWNPWGKGEWRGEWSDQSSLWKTVSAEDRDMCLSVADDGEFWMTLEDFCRNYSDMDICSLCPDFLDGSSSCQWNTTMYEGRWVAGTTAGGCMNNRDSFWTNPQFRVKIHGECSAKNGTKNMLVSLLQKPDKRNRSQVQRFNIGYSVFEVSGKYKAQRGKFPASFFSTHAPVAQTTKFMDAREVMEFFLLKPGEYLIVPSTYNPQETASFILLIHSKSETQGYENSGYHSQEPVEKIKMISNAQDVEHKKKVFRQYSDKYDEVDAEQLQGLLNDQILKGDLKSGGFCLDACRSMVALMDSSVTGKLNGEEFVRLWKKVVKYKEIFFLTDVSRTGTLSLSELRNAFVAAGTRVNDEILNLLVLRYSASSGHMTLENFISLVLRLDCMQKIFKQLSDGRSMSLRELEWIRISMYT; this is translated from the exons ATGCCTCCTCCCGGTGTGTGTCTGAACATCTTGGAGGCTCGTCACAAGCAAAATGGATATGGGAGCGCCACCAACCCTGAGAAATTCCTCAACCAAGACTACAAGTCACTGAAACAGTCCTTCGTCATTCAAGGACTAAGGTACATCGATAAGATGTTCCCCCCTGACAGGAGCTCCATTGGCTATGGGCTTCTGAGCCCTTCTGACCTGGAAAAAGTGGTGTGGCTGAGGCCAGCG AAAATTGCTCCTAATCCAGCCTTTGTACTTGATGGGGTGTCCAGGTTTGACTTTGGTCAAGGAATACTTG GTAATTGCTGGTTTCTTGCATCTATTGGAGCATTGACATTCCAGCCTGACATCCTTGGGCAAGTTGTTCCTCTTGACCAAACATTTGATGAGGACTACTGCGGGCTGTTCCACTTCAGG TTCTGGAGATTTGGAAGGTGGGTGGACGTGGTAATTGATGACAAGCTACCAACAATCAATGGGAGACTGATCTTCGTTCACTCCAAAGACCCAAATGAGTTCTGGCCTGCTTTGCTGGAGAAAGCCTATGCCAA GGTGTGTGGTTCCTACACTGACATGCAGGCTGGGACTCCTGCAGAGGCTCTGATGGACTTCACTGGTGGTGTCCACATGTGTATCCAGCTGTCAGAGCCTCCATCAAACCTGTGGGAGCTGATGTGCAGAGCTGGCCAGTCCAAGTCATTGATGGGCTGTGGTACACCTAAAGGG GACACTCCTGCCAACAATGTATTGCCGAATGGATTGGTCCAGGGACATGCCTACACTGTTACGGgtgtgaaggag GTGATAAGCCAAGGGAAACTGGTAAAGCTGGTGCGTTTGTGGAACCCTTGGGGAAAaggagagtggagaggagagtggagtgATCA GTCATCTCTGTGGAAAACTGTGAGTGCTGAAGATCGGGACATGTGCCTCTCAGTGGCTGATGATGGAGAGTTCTG GATGACGCTGGAAGACTTCTGCAGGAACTACTCAGATATGGACATCTGCAGCCTGTGTCCCGACTTCCTTGATGGAAGCTCCTCCTGTCAGTGGAACACGACCATGTATGAGGGCAGATGGGTTGCAGGAACCACTGCTGGAGGATGCATGAATAACAGAG ACAGTTTCTGGACTAATCCACAGTTTCGGGTCAAGATTCATGGAGAATGTTCTGCAAAAAATGGTACTAAAAACATGCTGGTGTCTCTCCTGCAAAAGCCTGACAAGAGGAACAGGAGCCAGGTCCAACGTTTCAACATTGGATACTCTGTATTTGAG GTGTCTGGAAAA TACAAAGCACAAAGAGGGAAGTTCCCAGCCTCTTTCTTCAGTACCCATGCACCTGTCGCCCAAACTACTAAATTCATGGACGCACGTGAGGTGATGGAGTTCTTCCTGCTGAAGCCTGGTGAATACCTGATTGTGCCATCCACCTACAACCCCCAGGAGACAGCCTCTTTCATTCTGCTCATCCACTCCAAATCAGAGACCCAGGGCTA TGAAAACTCTGGTTACCATTCTCAAGAGCCAGTTGAAAAG ATCAAAATGATTTCTAATGCACAGGATGTTGAACACAAGAAAAAGGTGTTCCGTCAATACTCTGACAAG TATGATGAGGTGGATGCTGAGCAGCTCCAGGGACTGCTAAATGATCAAATCCTGAAAG gaGACCTGAAATCTGGAGGCTTCTGCCTTGATGCCTGTCGTAGCATGGTTGCTCTGATGGAT TCATCAGTCACCGGCAAACTGAACGGGGAGGAATTTGTTCGTTTGTGGAAGAAGGTTGTCAAATACAAG GAAATATTCTTCCTCACAGATGTTTCACGAACAGGAACACTGTCGCTGAGTGAGCTGAGGAATGCATTTGTGGCTGCAG GAACAAGGGTCAATGATGAGATTCTCAATTTGTTGGTTCTGCGCTACAGTGCCTCCTCTGGACACATGACACTGGAGAACTTCATCAGTCTTGTCCTTCGCTTGGACTGCATGCAAA AAATCTTCAAACAACTGTCTGATGGAAGATCCATGAGTCTTCGTGAGCTTGAG tggATTCGCATCTCAATGTACACCTAA
- the LOC119004958 gene encoding calpain-1 catalytic subunit-like yields MATPGVCMKIINARHSKDGLGTISNPEKFLNQDYQLLKQYCNINRVRYVDDMFPPDKRSIGKDILSPSDLAEVEWKRPTKIVSNPSFVVDGVSRFDFGQGIVGNCWFLASIGALTFQDFILNQVVPLGQNYYDDYCGLFHFRFWRFGRWVDVVIDDKLPTINGRLIFVHSKDPTEFWPALLEKAYAKVCGSYSDMNSGTPSEALVDFTGGVHICIDLSDPPPNLWELICRAGKSKSLIGCGTPQGETSANTVLPNGLVQGHAYAVTGVKEVISQGQIVNLVRLWNPWGQGEWNGDWSDRSPLWQTVSPEDRQMCLSVCDDGEYWMPLKAFCEFYSDLDICCLCPDFLDGSTSCHWKTSFYEGRWVAGTTAGGCMNNRDSFWTNPQFRVKIDKLLSDCSAAPDEKNMLVSLMQKPDKRNRRLVQNLHIGFSVFEVTGDYQAQRGKFPASFFNTHAPIAQTKSYMNAREVMEFLMLKPGEYLIVPSTFNANETASFILTILSKAETHVHENSGGHDHEQMEVEQPVPVNNETDDDNKRTLFRQYSDKYEEVDAEKLQELLNERILKGDLKSGGFSTDACCSMVALMDTSITGKLNSEEFVRLWKKIVMYKDIFFRTDVSQTGTLSLNELRNAIMASGKRISDDMLNLMALRYGSSSGQITLESFISLVLRFDCINKIFSQLSDGMTMTVRESEWVYLMMYS; encoded by the exons atggCTACACCAGGTGTGTGCATGAAAATCATTAATGCACGACACAGCAAAGATGGTTTGGGAACTATCTCCAATCCTGAGAAGTTCCTCAACCAAGACTACCAGCTACTGAAACAATACTGTAACATCAATCGCGTAAGGTATGTCGACGATATGTTCCCGCCTGACAAGAGGTCCATCGGCAAAGACATACTGAGCCCTTCTGATCTAGCCGAAGTGGAGTGGAAGAGACCAACG AAAATTGTTTCCAATCCATCTTTTGTTGTCGATGGGGTCTCCAGGTTTGACTTTGGTCAAGGCATTGTTG GAAACTGCTGGTTTCTTGCATCAATTGGAGCTCTGACATTCCAGGATTTCATCCTTAATCAAGTTGTGCCTCTTGGGCAAAATTATTATGATGACTACTGCGGGCTGTTCCACTTCAGG TTCTGGAGATTTGGAAGGTGGGTGGACGTGGTAATTGATGACAAGCTACCAACAATCAATGGGAGACTGATCTTTGTTCACTCCAAAGACCCAACTGAGTTCTGGCCTGCTTTGCTGGAGAAAGCTTATGCCAA agtgtgtggtTCCTACTCGGACATGAATTCTGGAACTCCCTCCGAGGCTTTGGTGGACTTTACAGGTGGTGTTCACATCTGTATTGACCTGTCAGACCCTCCTCCAAACCTCTGGGAACTGATATGCAGAGCTGGCAAATCCAAGTCACTGATAGGCTGTGGTACACCTCAAGGG GAGACATCTGCAAACACTGTACTACCAAATGGATTGGTCCAAGGCCATGCCTACGCTGTCACAGGTGTGAAAGAG GTGATAAGCCAAGGGCAAATAGTGAACCTGGTGCGCCTGTGGAACCCCTGGGGCCAAGGAGAGTGGAACGGAGACTGGAGTGATAG GTCGCCTTTGTGGCAAACTGTTAGTCCTGAAGATCGTCAGATGTGCCTTTCTGTTTGTGATGATGGCGAGTACTG GATGCCCCTGAAAGCCTTCTGTGAGTTCTATTCAGATCTCGACATATGCTGCCTGTGTCCTGACTTCCTGGATGGAAGCACTTCGTGCCACTGGAAGACCTCCTTCTATGAGGGCAGATGGGTGGCTGGAACCACTGCTGGAGGATGCATGAATAATAGAG ACAGCTTCTGGACTAATCCACAGTTTCGGGTCAAGATTGACAAATTACTCAGTGACTGTTCTGCGGCaccagatgaaaaaaacatgctggtGTCACTCATGCAAAAGCCGGACAAGAGGAACAGACGCCTGGTCCAAAATCTCCACATTGGATTCTCTGTATTTGAG GTCACTGGAGAT TACCAGGCACAGAGGGGGAAGTTCCCAGCCTCATTCTTCAACACCCACGCACCTATTGCCCAAACTAAATCCTACATGAACGCACGTGAGGTGATGGAGTTCCTCATGCTGAAGCCTGGTGAATACCTGATTGTGCCGTCCACCTTCAATGCCAATGAGACAGCCTCCTTCATCCTGACCATTCTCTCCAAGGCAGAGACCCATGTACA TGAGAACTCTGGAGGCCATGACCACGAACAAATGGAAGTCGAACAG CCCGTACCAGTCAATAACGAAACAGATGACGACAATAAGAGAACCTTGTTCCGTCAATACTCTGATAAG TACGAAGAAGTGGATgctgagaagctccaggagCTTCTAAATGAGCGAATCCTGAAAG gaGACCTGAAATCTGGAGGCTTCAGCACTGATGCATGTTGCAGTATGGTTGCTCTGATGGAT ACATCAATTACGGGCAAACTGAATAGTGAAGAATTTGTTCGTCTGTGGAAGAAAATCGTCATGTACAAG GACATTTTCTTCCGCACTGATGTTTCCCAAACAGGAACACTGTCACTGAATGAGCTCCGGAACGCGATCATGGCTTCGG